tgaagtaaaacactcctcagcaaatgcaaaggaatggaaatcaaaacaaacagtctctcagaccacagtgcaatgaaattagaactcaggattaagaaactcactcaaaaccacacaactacatggaaactgaacaaccttctcctgaaagactactgggtaaataacaaaattaaggcagaaataaataagttatttgaaaccaatgagaacaaagacacaacgtactagaatctctgggacacaactaaagcagtgtttagagggaaatttatagcactaaatgcccacaagagaaagcaagaaagatctaaaatcgacaccctaacatcacaattaaaagaactagagaagcaagagtaaacaaattcaaaagctagcagaagaggagaaataactaagattagaacagaagtgaaggagatagagacaaaaatccttcaaaaaatcaatgcacccaggagttggttttttgaaaagattaacaaaatagaccactagccagactaataaagaagaaaagagaaaataatcaaatagacacaataaaaaatgataagggggatatcaccactgatcccacagaaatacaagctaccatcagagaatactataaacaaccctacacacacacacacacacacacacacacacacacacacacaaatctagaaaatctagaagaaatggataaattcctggacatatacactctcccaagagtAAAccgggaagaagttgaatccctgaatagactaataacaagttctgaaactgaaggagtaattaatagcctaccaaccaaaacaaacaaacaaacaaaaagcccaggaccagatgaattcacagccgaattttaccagaggtacaaagagtgGCTGGTAtgattccttctgaaactattccaaataatagaaaaagatggattcctctctaactcattttatgaagccagcatcatcctgataccaaaacatgCCAGAGAcgcaacaagaaaaagaaaatttcaggccaatatccctgatgaacactgatgcaaaaatcctcaacaaaatactgccaaaccaaatccagcagcatatcaaaaagcttatccaccacaatcaagtcagcttcgtCCCTTGGGTACAAGGCtatttcaacatacacaaatcaataaatgtaatccatcacataaacagaaacaatgacagaaaccacatgattatctcaatagatgcagaaaaggccttcaataaaattaaacacccttcatgctaaaaacactcaataaactaagtattgatggaacatatctcaaaataataagagctatttacgacaaacccacaaccaatatcatactgaatggacaaaagctggaagcattccctttgaaaaccggcacaagacaaggatgcactCTCTCAACTCTCCTATTCTACGTAGTAtaggaagttctgaccagggcaattaggcaagacaaagagataaaggtattcaaataggaagacaggaagtcagattgtctctgtttgcagatgacatgaatgtatatttagaaaaccacatcgtctcagcccaaaaactccttaagctgataagcaacttcagcagtctcaggatacaaaatcaatgtgcaaaaatcacaagcattcctatacaacaataatagacagagacccaaatcatgagtgaactcccattcacaattgctacaaagagaataaaatacctaggaatacagcttacaggggatgtgaaagacctcttcaagaactacaaaccactgctcaatgaaataagagaggacacaaacaaatggaaaaacattccatgctcatggaaaggaagaatcaatatcatgaaaacggccatactgcccaaagtaatatacagatttaatgctattcctgtcaagctatcattgactttctttacagaattagaaaaaaactactttaaatttcatgtggaaccaaaaaagagtgtctatagccaagacaatcctaagcaaaaagaacaaagctggaggcatcacgctacctgactttgaACATGCTGcaaggctacagaaaccaaaacagcatggtactggtaccaaaacaggtatatagaccagtagaacagaacagagaactcagaattaacaccacacatctataaccatctgatctttgacaaatcaaacaaaagcaagcaatggggaaaggattccctatttaataaatggtgttagaaaactggctagccatatatagagaactaaaactggacctcttccttacaccttatacaaaaattaactcagagtgtgatattccccttcctgtgtccatgtgatctcattgttcaattcccacctatgagtgagaatatgcggtgtttggttttttgttcttgcgatagtttactgagaatgatggtttccagtttcatccatggggactgtggtggggaggggggaggggggagggatagcattgggagatatacctaatgctagatgacgagttagtgggtgcagcacaccagcatggcacatgtatacatatgtaactaacctgcacaatgtgcacatgtaccctaaaacttaaagtataatttaaaaaaaagaaaaaattaactcaagatggattaaagatttaaatgtaagatctaaaaccataaaaaccctagaagaaaacctaggcaataccattcaggacataggcatggacaaagactttatgactaaaacaccaaaagcaatggcaacaaaagccaacattgacaaatgggatctaatcaaactaaagagcttctgcagagcaaaagaaactatcatcagagtgaacaggcaacctacagaatgggagaaaaattttgcagtctatccatctgacaaaggactaatatccagaatctacaaggaacttacaacaaatttacaagaaaaaaaaaaccccatcaaaaagtgggcaaaggatatgaacagacacttctgaaaagaagacatttatgcagccaaccaacatatgaaaaaaagctcatcatcactggtcgtcagagaaatgcaaatcaaaaccacaatgagataccatctcacaccagttagaatggcaatcattaataagtcaggaaacaacagatgctggagaggatgtggagtaataggaatgcttttacactgttggtgagagtgtaaattagttcaaccattgtggaagacagtgtggcgattcctcaaggatccagaactagaaataccatttgacccagcaatcccattactggttatatacccaaaggattataagtcatgctactataaagtcacttgcacatgtatgtttattgcagcactattcacaatagcaaagacttggaaccaacccaaatgcccatcaatgttagactggataaagaaaacatggcacatatacaccatggaatactgtgcagccataaaaaagaatgatttcatgtcttttgcagggacatggatgaagctggaagccatgattctcagcaaactaatacaggaacagaaaaccaaacagcgcatgttctcattcataagtgtgagttgaacaatgagaacatatgggcacagggagggggaacatcacacaccgaggcctgtcaGTGGGTAGGGGGCAagaagagggatagcattaggagaaatacctaatgtagatgatgggttgatgggtgtggCAAACCACTATGGcccatgtatacctacgtaacaaaccttcacgttctgtacatgtatcctggaactaaaagtataattaaaaaaagagggaTACCTGCCATTGATAAATCATTGTGGGTGGCCTAATTTTAAGCTCCTACATcactttaatttataaatatgttgaGAACATTTTAATTTGTGTGAGTCAATAATGTCTTCCCActgtaaaaaatgaaagaaacaaaggaaatgcTGAAGCTAATGTGAATCACAACAGAACCAGCCTCAATGGAATGAATGTTAGAGCAGCCTAAGTTCACTGGGAGCTTaaaggcttgaggcaggaggttTAGGAGGAAGAGAGATGTGCAGAAGAAGGTGAGGATCTGTCAAGTTTACttccaatatttttaatatctggcCATGTACTCAGTGAATTATATTAAAGCACTTTGGAAAATGCATACgtactttatctttttaaaaaagcaaaagacaaaaaaacaaaactctcaaTCTGATTCTTACATCATCTACATTTTGAGTGCATATCTCAACtactaaataataattttgtcaGTACACTTTATCATCTACTAAATTTAGAACCATAAATCATTCTGAATGTTTCTTTACACCTTTAATATTCAAGTTCTTCTTGGAAGACACTGTGGCTCATCAGAATGGACAATGAATTGGAGTTCATCTGGTTTGCACTACttttttggcaaatatttatgAGTCTCTAAAGATTGGATTATTGACTTCAAGAACTGACTTCAAAATCAAGATGGACTCCAGTTCACTGATCTCTTAAGAcggcattattattattgctaataAATCAGTTCCAACAAACTTCCTTGCTAACACTTCTTTTACTGATCTGGAGTGGAAATTTATATGAATATTCCTCTTTGAGAAGAGGGTGGAGGTTGAGACCGTTTTGATTGCAAGTTATCTTGACCTGGGGAAGGAGTGTCATTGAAATTGCTTTCTTGGTATTTGCTATAATCTTTTATGTCAACTTAAGGTTCTTTCTGTGGATGCAACCAAAAGCTATTCTCAAGAGGAATTAATTAGCAGGCTATCTGGGATTCGTGGAATCCATGCTGGATAACTGAATTTGGAAATGAACAGACAGGTGGGTAGTTCCGGAGTCTGGGAAGAAAGAAACCTTGATATTAACATGAGCAGTCTGCTCATGATCTTACCGCTTGGATAAAATGGACACCCAcatgatttcattgttttctgcTAATTATTCTGCTAAGAATCACTGTTTCTATCCCTTTGTTAGAGATTCAAATTCTagagaaaattctgaaaatatcaGTAATTTACTCATCTGTTTAGTTAAAGGGAGAGGCAGGGGGTCAATCTTTTTATTATAGTTCCAATGAACTATAACTAGTTGGAACAAAAAACACCTCAAAAGTGAATTGGATTCCAGTTGTTATATAGACTCCGgaaaatcaaaagacaaaaacacctctcatgaggaaagaagagaagctaCAGCAAAGCTGGGAATATGGAAAGACGAAGCAaacctttctttctgttttgctgAGAGGGGCAGTTATTACttattatgaatattaaaaacagaacCTACAATAAAAATAGACTGTAAGAGCTTTAGTACCaagtgaaaaatgtaaaattatttgagTCATGAACTTGTCCCAAGATAAATGTGGAATCAATGCTAAAACCTGTATAGTACTTTAAAGTAAATGTAAGACAAAGATGATTGTTATCACCATTATCAATACTGATTTAGAAATTCTAACTAATGAAGTACagtaaggaatataaatcagAATCATAATTATTGGAAAGAAGATAAAACTTAGCCTTGTTTGAGGATAACATGATTTGTATAATGAAAACCCAAACGAGTCAACTGAAAAGCTCATATAAACTTTATTATATAACCAGCAGTAATGATTACATAGAAAACATAAtggctttagaaaaaaattcagaataggCAAAACATACATAGAGAAAAGCACAAAACACTTCAGAGTAATCTTAAGAAGAATTATGGGAGCAAATGAAGAAAAGCACATAAAATTACTGTAAAGTATAGAAAACTCACTAAAtgcttgtttcctttttaaaatttgacagaCTGGTCTCACAGGTGAAAAAAGTCAAACTGGTCTCACAGGTGAAAAAAACTCTTTTGAAACTGAGAGTGATTAGGGACACTACTTATTTAGTCTTGCGTGtactaaattaaaaacataaaagataatgtttttaaaagtactaGAGCAAAAATTGATACAGATCATTGAAACAAAATATATACTCCAGAAACAGACTATAATTTCTGGAAGGATTTCACATATCCTCCGGAGATCCTCAGATTTGTAAACAGAAATTTATACGCAGCAGTGTGCATTTAGTTACGTTTAAAATCATTTGCCTTACCCTAACTTATTCATGAGCAGAAGGTAAATCCAAATCCCCGGTGATACTCAATCTGAAACAGACCATGTGAAGTTTGTATTCATCAGCTCAATTGCTGATGAATGCTTGTAATTTAGAATGTTTGCCCACTTCCTTTAGAGAATCTTATTTGAAaccattattttttcctcttttgtatttttatatatgccaTCTAAATAGCCATGGTACATCTAGTCTGATTATACTTCTTGTTGGCCCTCATGTTTAGCTACTTTGATGGATGACTGCTTCTCCTTCTGTGTATTGTGGAGCCCAGCAAAGTGAATTTGTTTAATACCAGGTAGCCTGTGTTTTGAACCCTATCATGTCAGATATGACCTTAAGACATGGTAAAATCCTTCTAGACATTTTCATGACTTCAGTGGCAGGTAAAAAGCAggaatttcatttaatttatattatttttagaaaagttaGAAACAACTGGAATTGTTAACAGTAGGGAatggttaaaaatatatttgtacatcTGTGCAAAGTCACGTTATACAGCCACATAAAGGGATTACTCatagcccaaacctcagcatcatgcattATATTTAGTTAATATGTGCACATATGCCCcgaatccaaaataaaagttgaaaaagagaaatattaatataaaataaagaattttagatGATATAATCCTTACCAGGAAGTATACtatgaataacattttttaatttcatttggtttgtatatattttatttttatattttcctttatttttcaaatttcttagaagcatgagaatcagaaaaacataatttaaaaatgtgaagatcAAGATATTTAAGGATTGGAATATATATtaacaatacaaataaattatgtgTCAACAATTATTTAGCGGTAACATTTAATgtgtgtacttttagttgattTTACTAAAAGACTTATACACATATGTGACAAGGACATGTATACGTATATGACAAAATCATTCTGATTTGCATCCTCAAATTCAGCCCTATAGTTTCCACCACTGAACAGCTGACTAAGGTATCACAGTAAACTCATGGCAGTTCTTCTAAGGGCAGGAAAAGTTATATAAAATGTAGGCCTTTAAATACTGGATTTTCAAAGTTCCATTATGTGTGGTAAGAATGGAAAAGCTTATACCTACTATGTCCCAAATAGGAAATTACCTATAAGCATCATAATTTAACTCACCATACATACTTTGACTCAagtaactgatttaaaaaaaaatccatgtggtTGGTGCATGTGGTTCGTTATGTTGTGTTCATAAATATGATCATCAACCGATTTGCAAAACAGTGAAATATAATAATTCTATGAACTCAATTCCAAAAATAATTTACACCTGGATGAATCTTTTTGGAAAATTTTACCAAACAGCATCATCTTCAGTGCTTTTCTAAACCAAGGATAGAAAAATGCATAAACCATTGGATTAAATGTAGAGTTCAAGTAGCCAAACCAAATCAATACATCATTCAAAGTAGGTGGAATAATGTAGTGAAGAAAAGGGTCCATGACTGTACAGATAAAGAAAGGGCACCAGCATATTAGGAAAACTCCCATCACAATCCCCAATGTCTTCACAGCTTTCCTTTCTTTGCTTTGTGAAattccatttttcatttccaatCCAATTTGGAGCTTCTGATTGGCATCATTAATTAATCTTGCCTGCTCTTTAGCGATAAGATATATTCTGTAATAGACACATAACATAATAGATCCAGGTATATAAAAAGAAGTCATAAAGGTCAGTACCCCAGATATTTTGCTAAAGAAGACAGAGCAACCTCCTCTGCAGTGAACATGTTTGTAATATATCTCTTCAGCGCCTTTGAAGTTTAGCTCCAGAAAGATCATTCCAAATGCAAAAACAGCGGGGACACTCCAACTAATGAAGATCATCACACAAATAACCAAGATATTGATCTTGGCTTTATATCTCAGTGGATCACACACAGCATAGTAGCGGTCAATGGAGAtgaaagacaaatggaaaatgGAGGCTGAGCTCAGCATAATGTCGGTGCTTGTGTGAATTTTACAGAAGACTTCTCCAAAATACCAACAATGCTCAGCAGATCTCACCATACTGTAAGGCATGACCAGACACCCCAGAAGAAAGTCCACAGTGGCCATGGAATGAATGAGCCAATTTGTCGGGGTATGAAGTTGTTTGAAGTGTGATATAGAAACAATAACTATCAGATTGCCAACGAGTGTGGTCAGAATTATGAGCACCATTAAACTGTACAGGGAAGCACGGACATCATTTGACCAGTTGTTTTTCACACaggaaatattaattatattgtgGCAAAAGGGCATCATTCCTGAGGGCTGTCAATGAGTTTACTTTTCCCTTTGTGTGTTGATTTATCTTTTTCCCAAATCCATAATCAGGTTACAGTTCCTTCtcgtgtttattttttatttgcacaTACTTATCCCAGAAacctaggaggaaaaataaaagagtaaatcATTGGCAACTTGAATCCTCTCACTTCTAAAACATTTACCTATTACTCCCTGTTGAAGAATAGTTATTTTGGAAGGAACTTTATTTCCAAGTTCCATTCAATAGTTCAGTACagcaattttaaaaaaccttttaccTGGAGCTGGACATTCTTCTAGAAATATGAAGCTAAATTATTAGGTTGAACTATATGAAACTGCCACATTTGTAGGTCAGAGAAGATCAAATGATGATTATGATCACACATCTTAATCTATGGAAACAATCTGTGTCCATAGGAAGCCAGTCTAGTGGGGGAGACTTACATTCTAAAGGGTAGAAAGAAATTGCCAGAAAATTTgcaattaaaatatgtttatgaaaAAGACAAGAAGTCTTTTAAATGTGCCTCTTGTGCAGAATTAATACGCACTAGTGCCCACTTCTGCACTTGGTCATACGTAagttatatatttcttattttataattaattgtaATAAGAAGAagcttacatatatttatttgcagCTTGCAAAGTACTTCTACATATATTCCATGCATTATTTCAGTTACagttttatttgacatttttaagaCCAACATCATTCTTTGTAAGGAAGACATGACATGCTTCATTAACCTCATTTTACTGGCAAGAAATTGAAGTTTAATTTACAAATCATTAAAGCTTGAATATGAGCTGTGGTCTCAATTACTGGTTCAGTTTCTTTGATATCAGTCCAGTCTTTCTCTCTATTGCAGAAAGAACCAACTTgaggtcaatttttaaaaattaagctttaaattttcatataagAATTTATGATGTCTTAAATAATGGCACCTACTAGTGAAGAATGATATTGTGGTC
This DNA window, taken from Pan paniscus chromosome 5, NHGRI_mPanPan1-v2.0_pri, whole genome shotgun sequence, encodes the following:
- the LOC100977974 gene encoding trace amine-associated receptor 1 translates to MMPFCHNIINISCVKNNWSNDVRASLYSLMVLIILTTLVGNLIVIVSISHFKQLHTPTNWLIHSMATVDFLLGCLVMPYSMVRSAEHCWYFGEVFCKIHTSTDIMLSSASIFHLSFISIDRYYAVCDPLRYKAKINILVICVMIFISWSVPAVFAFGMIFLELNFKGAEEIYYKHVHCRGGCSVFFSKISGVLTFMTSFYIPGSIMLCVYYRIYLIAKEQARLINDANQKLQIGLEMKNGISQSKERKAVKTLGIVMGVFLICWCPFFICTVMDPFLHYIIPPTLNDVLIWFGYLNSTFNPMVYAFFYPWFRKALKMMLFGKIFQKDSSRCKLFLELSS